One genomic region from Listeria monocytogenes encodes:
- the dhaL2 gene encoding dihydroxyacetone kinase ADP-binding subunit DhaL2 produces the protein MSELVMDSAFFGHVLQDMGALIEKERDYLTGLDSDIGDGDHGINLSIGFREVNKQLDELLAVSPDIATLLKKSGMILLGKVGGASGPLYGSFFMKCGADIPGKTEVNFDELCGMIINGAAAVQHRGKAELGDKTMMDAFLPGVEVLQNRDANAEPIETFSTFVDAMHAGAQSTIPLIAKKGRALRLGERAIGHLDPGSESSWMLMNIILENLKKAV, from the coding sequence ATGAGCGAATTAGTTATGGATAGCGCTTTTTTCGGCCACGTTTTACAGGACATGGGAGCGCTAATTGAAAAAGAACGTGATTACTTAACCGGACTGGACTCGGATATTGGAGACGGCGACCACGGAATCAATCTCAGCATCGGCTTTCGTGAAGTGAATAAACAATTAGATGAATTACTAGCTGTTTCTCCCGATATTGCAACGTTGCTTAAAAAATCCGGAATGATTCTCCTTGGAAAAGTTGGTGGCGCATCTGGCCCACTTTACGGCAGTTTCTTTATGAAATGTGGCGCTGATATTCCTGGGAAAACGGAGGTTAACTTCGACGAGCTTTGCGGCATGATTATAAATGGGGCCGCTGCGGTTCAACATCGCGGAAAAGCCGAACTTGGTGATAAAACGATGATGGACGCATTTTTGCCCGGCGTGGAAGTGCTTCAAAATCGTGATGCAAATGCGGAGCCAATCGAAACTTTTTCCACATTTGTAGATGCTATGCATGCTGGCGCTCAGTCTACTATCCCACTTATTGCTAAGAAAGGTCGCGCACTAAGACTTGGCGAACGAGCAATAGGACATCTTGATCCTGGCTCTGAATCGTCTTGGATGTTAATGAATATCATTTTAGAAAATTTAAAAAAGGCGGTCTGA
- a CDS encoding flavocytochrome c, protein MKKRLATTIIMLLSLALIIAGCGNNDTSKSDTAKTKEKEKTEVTSGASKTSYTDPSELKDKYDIVIVGAGGAGMSAALEAKAKGMNPVILEKMPLAGGNTMKASSGMNASETKFQKEEGINDSNDKFYEETLKGGHGTNDKAMLRFFVDNSASAIDWLDSMDIKLNNLTITGGMSEKRTHRPEDGSAVGKYLVDGLLKNVQEQKIPVFVNADVKEITQKDGKVTGVKVKLNNKDEKTISSDAVVVTTGGYGANKDMIEKERPDLKGYVTTNQEGSTGDGIKMIEKLGGTTVDMDQIQVHPTVQQDKSYLIGEAVRGEGAILVSQEGKRFGNELDTRDNVTASINKLPEKSAYLVFDSGVKDRVKAIAQYEEMGFVEEGKTIDELAGKINVPKEELTKTLDTWNASVKNKKDEAFGRTTAMDNDLSKAPYYAIKIGPGIHYTMGGVKINTNTEVLDKDGKPITGLFAAGEVTGGLHGENRIGGNSVAEIIIFGRQAGDKSAEFVKAQ, encoded by the coding sequence ATGAAAAAAAGGTTAGCTACAACTATCATCATGCTACTATCGCTTGCATTAATTATCGCAGGTTGTGGCAATAACGACACAAGTAAAAGCGACACGGCGAAGACAAAAGAAAAAGAAAAAACAGAAGTAACATCGGGAGCATCAAAAACTAGCTATACAGATCCATCTGAATTAAAAGATAAATACGATATCGTTATTGTTGGTGCAGGTGGGGCAGGAATGTCCGCAGCACTGGAAGCGAAAGCGAAAGGTATGAATCCAGTAATTCTTGAAAAAATGCCACTTGCAGGCGGAAACACGATGAAAGCCTCTTCTGGTATGAACGCATCTGAAACTAAATTCCAAAAAGAAGAAGGAATTAATGATAGCAACGATAAATTTTACGAAGAAACATTAAAAGGTGGTCACGGAACAAACGATAAAGCAATGCTTCGTTTTTTCGTAGACAATTCCGCCAGCGCGATTGACTGGTTGGATTCCATGGACATTAAATTAAACAACTTAACAATAACAGGCGGAATGAGCGAAAAACGTACGCACCGTCCTGAAGATGGTTCAGCTGTTGGTAAATACTTAGTAGATGGTTTACTAAAAAATGTTCAAGAACAAAAAATTCCAGTTTTCGTTAATGCAGACGTAAAAGAAATTACGCAAAAAGACGGCAAAGTAACTGGTGTGAAAGTAAAATTAAACAATAAAGACGAAAAAACAATTAGCTCGGATGCAGTAGTTGTAACAACTGGTGGCTACGGAGCTAATAAAGATATGATTGAAAAAGAACGTCCAGACTTAAAAGGATATGTAACAACGAACCAAGAAGGAAGTACTGGCGACGGTATTAAAATGATTGAAAAACTTGGTGGAACAACAGTGGATATGGATCAAATCCAAGTTCACCCAACTGTTCAACAAGATAAATCTTACCTTATCGGTGAAGCCGTTCGTGGTGAAGGTGCGATTTTAGTTTCTCAAGAAGGAAAACGTTTCGGAAACGAATTAGACACACGTGATAACGTTACAGCTTCCATCAACAAATTACCAGAAAAGTCCGCGTACCTAGTATTTGATTCAGGCGTGAAAGACCGCGTTAAAGCTATCGCGCAATATGAAGAAATGGGCTTTGTTGAAGAAGGCAAAACAATTGATGAATTAGCTGGCAAAATCAATGTACCAAAAGAAGAGTTAACTAAAACATTAGATACTTGGAATGCAAGCGTGAAAAACAAAAAAGACGAAGCATTCGGCAGAACTACTGCAATGGATAATGATTTATCTAAAGCACCATATTACGCAATCAAAATCGGCCCAGGAATTCATTACACAATGGGTGGCGTAAAAATCAATACAAATACAGAAGTTTTAGACAAAGACGGTAAACCAATCACTGGCCTATTTGCTGCGGGAGAAGTAACTGGTGGCTTGCACGGGGAAAACCGTATTGGCGGAAACTCTGTCGCTGAAATTATTATTTTCGGACGTCAAGCTGGCGACAAATCAGCAGAATTTGTAAAAGCACAGTAA
- the fsa gene encoding fructose-6-phosphate aldolase codes for MKFFLDTASISEIKRISELGLVDGVTTNPTIIAKEGRPFEEVIKEICSIVDGPVSAEVIGLEADKMVEEARILAKWAPNVVVKIPMTEEGLKAVHTLTAEGIKTNVTLIFTVSQGLMAAKAGATYISPFLGRLDDIGTDGMILIKNLKKVLDNYGLKAEIISASIRHIGHLEEAAEAGAHIATIPGSLFPKLWSHPLTDKGIEGFLKDWEAFSQKEGN; via the coding sequence ATGAAATTTTTCTTGGACACAGCAAGCATATCGGAAATAAAACGAATTAGCGAACTTGGTTTAGTGGACGGTGTAACAACCAACCCAACCATCATCGCAAAAGAAGGTCGACCATTTGAAGAAGTAATCAAAGAAATTTGTTCTATCGTAGACGGCCCGGTTAGCGCAGAAGTTATCGGCCTCGAAGCAGACAAAATGGTAGAAGAAGCTCGAATTCTAGCAAAATGGGCGCCAAATGTAGTAGTAAAAATTCCTATGACGGAAGAAGGTTTAAAAGCAGTCCATACCCTCACAGCTGAAGGCATTAAAACAAATGTTACGCTTATTTTCACTGTTTCCCAAGGATTAATGGCTGCAAAAGCTGGCGCGACTTATATTAGCCCGTTCTTAGGAAGACTAGATGATATTGGTACAGACGGAATGATTTTAATTAAAAACTTGAAAAAAGTGCTTGATAATTATGGTCTAAAAGCAGAAATCATTTCAGCAAGCATCCGTCACATCGGGCACTTAGAAGAAGCCGCTGAAGCCGGAGCACACATCGCGACTATCCCAGGAAGCCTTTTCCCGAAACTTTGGTCTCATCCTTTGACTGATAAAGGTATTGAAGGATTTTTAAAAGATTGGGAAGCGTTCAGTCAGAAAGAAGGCAATTAA
- a CDS encoding Lin0368 family putative glycerol transporter subunit: MSIGIALATIAGGFLFPFAIRMMWGKMVDEWGAIGGWMAAAFIVGTVWTINHGIPKSMIYQSGTVWVDMAVAAGIGVFTASLLTGGKFSKSIVNLAAAVVGGVVGGFLLSLFL, from the coding sequence ATGAGCATTGGTATTGCATTAGCAACGATTGCAGGTGGCTTTTTATTCCCTTTTGCTATTCGAATGATGTGGGGGAAAATGGTTGATGAATGGGGCGCTATCGGAGGTTGGATGGCAGCAGCATTTATTGTTGGGACAGTTTGGACAATTAATCATGGTATTCCAAAATCAATGATCTATCAATCTGGAACAGTTTGGGTAGACATGGCGGTTGCAGCTGGTATTGGTGTATTCACAGCTTCCCTTTTAACAGGCGGTAAATTTTCTAAATCGATAGTCAATTTGGCAGCAGCTGTTGTTGGCGGCGTGGTTGGCGGATTTTTACTATCACTATTCTTATAA
- the dhaK2 gene encoding dihydroxyacetone kinase subunit DhaK2, whose translation MRRLVNDGYEAVEEMLAGYVAAQGKYVDFAENDKRVIVSKQMSEEPRVRIIVGGGSGHEPLFLGYVGKDFADAAVVGNINTSPSPEPCYNAVKAVDSGKGCLYMYGNYAGDVMNFDMGAEMAADDGIRVETVLVTDDIYSAEKVEDRRGVAGDLIVFKAAASAAAKGLDLDAVKQAAEKANANTFSMGVALSSSTLPVTGKAIFEMKEGEMEVGMGIHGEPGIKRTSIEPADKVVDQIMGYLIEEMKLTSDEEVHVLINGLGGLPVMDQYICYRRVDEILKEKGVHIHNPLVGNYATSMDMIGMSITLVRLDDELKDLLDTPCDTPYFKVD comes from the coding sequence ATGAGACGTTTAGTGAATGATGGGTATGAAGCAGTAGAAGAAATGTTAGCTGGTTATGTTGCGGCACAAGGGAAATACGTAGATTTTGCAGAAAATGATAAGCGAGTAATCGTAAGCAAACAAATGAGCGAAGAACCTCGTGTCCGGATTATTGTTGGTGGCGGTTCTGGTCATGAGCCACTTTTCCTTGGTTATGTAGGGAAGGATTTCGCGGATGCGGCGGTAGTCGGTAACATTAATACATCCCCTTCTCCAGAACCTTGTTATAACGCGGTAAAAGCTGTTGATAGTGGCAAAGGTTGTCTATATATGTACGGGAACTATGCTGGCGATGTAATGAACTTTGATATGGGCGCTGAAATGGCTGCGGACGACGGCATTCGCGTTGAAACAGTGCTTGTAACAGATGATATTTATTCAGCAGAAAAGGTAGAAGATCGTCGTGGTGTGGCTGGTGACTTAATCGTATTTAAAGCAGCGGCGTCTGCAGCAGCAAAAGGACTTGACCTAGATGCGGTAAAACAAGCTGCTGAAAAAGCAAATGCTAATACGTTCTCGATGGGTGTGGCGCTTTCTTCTTCTACCCTTCCTGTAACCGGTAAAGCTATTTTCGAAATGAAAGAAGGCGAAATGGAAGTTGGCATGGGGATTCACGGTGAGCCTGGTATCAAACGTACTTCCATCGAACCAGCTGATAAAGTAGTCGACCAAATCATGGGCTATCTTATAGAAGAAATGAAATTAACTAGTGACGAAGAAGTACATGTACTTATTAATGGACTTGGTGGTTTACCAGTGATGGATCAATACATTTGTTATCGCCGTGTGGATGAAATTTTGAAAGAAAAAGGCGTGCATATTCATAACCCACTTGTTGGGAACTACGCGACTTCGATGGATATGATTGGTATGTCGATTACACTGGTTCGTTTAGACGATGAACTGAAAGACCTTTTAGATACACCTTGTGACACACCATATTTCAAAGTGGACTAA
- a CDS encoding Lin0368 family putative glycerol transporter subunit — protein MKFFRGMIGFCIAGMIVMSVWTPLAENYGIFGGYLAAFIIIGPMWFMNHYVGLIENDEDAAFVDMAVGIGICGIMRDVFMQGGGELVSSLPTIGLVAIGAVLAGIVAAAIEKDMAKKQEAKQEKTEPGMNIKEEERLNENQLV, from the coding sequence ATGAAATTCTTTAGAGGAATGATTGGTTTTTGTATCGCAGGTATGATTGTTATGAGTGTTTGGACTCCACTTGCCGAGAATTATGGTATTTTTGGAGGTTATTTGGCAGCTTTCATTATTATCGGTCCAATGTGGTTTATGAATCACTATGTTGGTTTAATCGAAAATGATGAAGACGCAGCGTTTGTTGATATGGCTGTCGGAATTGGGATTTGCGGAATTATGCGTGATGTCTTTATGCAAGGTGGTGGCGAATTAGTAAGTTCGCTTCCAACGATTGGTCTTGTTGCGATTGGAGCAGTTCTAGCTGGAATCGTGGCAGCAGCAATTGAAAAAGATATGGCAAAAAAACAAGAAGCAAAACAAGAAAAAACAGAACCTGGCATGAATATAAAAGAAGAAGAGCGTTTAAACGAAAATCAATTAGTCTAA
- a CDS encoding triose-phosphate isomerase, which produces MRKPLVGINMKNYINTRAQTSEWLEATIPLLGNFSDVDTFIFPSMGTLETTANLLAGTSFGFGPQNMAPEKSGPLTGEFSVESIIDLSANYVEIGHAERKNLFHEKTSEIAKKIKLALDEKITPVVCVGEGIRANDTNELKNALKKQIEALFDTIQVTQFKNVVLAYEPEWAIGKANSADTDYIESAHQALREIIRELGGDETLVRIIYGGSVSKENAAEIVRQKNVDGLFVGRFGHKPQNFADIVSIVSKTKG; this is translated from the coding sequence ATGCGTAAACCCTTAGTTGGAATTAATATGAAAAACTATATCAATACTCGGGCTCAGACATCTGAATGGTTAGAAGCGACTATCCCTCTTCTTGGAAATTTTTCTGATGTGGATACGTTTATCTTTCCTTCTATGGGCACACTCGAAACGACTGCCAACCTTTTAGCGGGGACATCATTTGGTTTTGGTCCACAAAATATGGCGCCGGAGAAATCCGGCCCGCTAACTGGTGAATTTTCGGTAGAATCAATCATTGATCTAAGCGCGAACTATGTCGAAATTGGTCACGCAGAACGCAAAAACCTTTTTCATGAGAAAACTAGTGAGATAGCAAAGAAAATCAAACTCGCGCTGGATGAAAAAATCACTCCTGTAGTATGTGTGGGTGAAGGCATTCGCGCAAATGATACGAACGAATTAAAAAATGCGCTTAAAAAGCAAATCGAAGCGCTATTTGACACTATTCAAGTAACACAATTTAAAAATGTCGTTCTGGCTTATGAACCGGAATGGGCAATTGGCAAGGCAAATTCCGCTGACACAGACTACATCGAAAGCGCTCATCAAGCTTTGCGTGAAATTATTCGCGAACTAGGCGGTGATGAAACGCTCGTAAGAATTATTTACGGCGGCTCGGTCAGCAAAGAAAACGCCGCAGAAATTGTCCGTCAAAAAAATGTCGATGGTTTATTCGTCGGAAGATTTGGCCATAAACCGCAAAATTTTGCCGACATTGTTTCTATTGTTAGCAAAACGAAAGGATGA
- the rpiB gene encoding ribose 5-phosphate isomerase B → MKIAIGCDEMGYELKQTLITRLKEKNIEFTDFGSFEDEKVLYPSIAEKVALEVKNNDYDRGILICGTGIGMAITANKIHGIRAAQIHDSYSAERARKSNDAHIMTMGALVIGPSLAVSLLDTWLDSDFSGGRSQAKVDLMEEIDQKNR, encoded by the coding sequence ATGAAAATCGCAATTGGTTGTGACGAAATGGGTTACGAACTAAAACAAACCCTGATCACACGTTTAAAGGAGAAAAATATCGAGTTTACTGATTTCGGCAGTTTTGAAGATGAAAAAGTACTTTATCCAAGCATTGCCGAAAAAGTAGCGCTAGAAGTGAAAAATAATGATTACGACCGGGGGATTCTCATTTGCGGTACAGGTATTGGAATGGCCATTACAGCAAACAAAATTCACGGGATTCGAGCAGCACAAATTCATGATTCTTATTCAGCAGAACGCGCAAGAAAAAGTAACGACGCACATATTATGACCATGGGCGCCCTAGTAATTGGGCCATCCCTCGCCGTATCTCTACTTGATACATGGCTTGATAGTGACTTTTCGGGCGGACGCTCCCAAGCAAAAGTAGATTTAATGGAAGAAATCGACCAAAAAAATAGATAA
- the dhaM2 gene encoding dihydroxyacetone kinase phosphoryl donor subunit DhaM2, which yields MISIVLVSHSQKITEGLQEMIVEMVGDTVHIISSGGTGDGRLGTNAIMIADNIATCTNSEHIYIFCDIGSAILSAETALELLDTDLLEKTTIIDAPLVEGAFTAAVQSLVNPSKEAILQELTNVH from the coding sequence ATGATAAGTATTGTTTTAGTATCTCACAGTCAAAAAATCACAGAAGGCCTCCAGGAAATGATTGTCGAAATGGTTGGAGATACAGTACATATTATTTCTTCTGGCGGAACTGGTGACGGACGTCTTGGGACAAACGCAATCATGATAGCCGATAATATCGCGACTTGCACTAATTCAGAACATATATATATTTTTTGCGATATTGGAAGCGCTATCTTAAGTGCCGAAACAGCACTCGAATTATTAGACACTGACTTACTTGAAAAAACAACGATAATTGATGCCCCATTAGTTGAAGGCGCATTTACTGCTGCTGTTCAATCTCTCGTTAATCCATCCAAAGAAGCTATCTTACAAGAACTCACAAATGTGCATTAA
- a CDS encoding SDR family oxidoreductase, with amino-acid sequence MTFKGFDKDFNITDKVAVVTGAASGIGKAMAELFSEKGAYVVLLDIKEDVKDVAAKINPSRTLALQVDITKKENIEKVVAEIKKVYPKIDILANSAGVALLEKAEDLPEEYWDKTMELNLKGSFLMAQIIGREMIATGGGKIVNMASQASVIALDKHVAYCASKAAIVSMTQVLAMEWAPYNINVNAISPTVILTELGKKAWAGQVGEDMKKLIPAGRFGYPEEVAACALFLVSDAASLITGENLIIDGGYTIK; translated from the coding sequence ATGACTTTTAAAGGCTTTGATAAAGATTTTAACATTACAGACAAAGTAGCCGTGGTAACTGGGGCAGCAAGCGGGATTGGTAAAGCAATGGCAGAACTTTTTTCCGAAAAGGGCGCTTATGTTGTCTTACTTGATATTAAAGAAGATGTAAAAGATGTCGCAGCAAAAATCAACCCATCAAGAACACTCGCACTCCAAGTCGATATCACTAAGAAAGAAAACATCGAAAAAGTCGTTGCCGAAATCAAAAAAGTCTATCCAAAAATCGATATTTTAGCCAATTCAGCTGGTGTCGCACTTCTCGAAAAAGCAGAAGATTTACCAGAAGAATACTGGGATAAAACAATGGAGCTTAACTTAAAAGGTTCGTTCCTAATGGCACAAATTATCGGTCGCGAAATGATTGCAACTGGCGGCGGAAAAATCGTTAATATGGCCTCTCAAGCTTCTGTCATCGCACTTGATAAACACGTTGCCTACTGTGCTAGTAAAGCAGCGATTGTTTCTATGACCCAAGTATTAGCAATGGAATGGGCGCCTTACAACATTAATGTTAATGCGATTTCCCCAACTGTTATCTTGACGGAACTTGGCAAAAAAGCTTGGGCAGGTCAAGTCGGCGAAGATATGAAAAAATTAATTCCAGCCGGGAGATTTGGTTATCCAGAAGAAGTTGCCGCATGCGCCCTCTTTTTAGTAAGCGACGCAGCGAGCCTTATTACTGGTGAAAACCTAATTATCGACGGCGGTTATACGATTAAATAA
- a CDS encoding DeoR/GlpR family DNA-binding transcription regulator, with protein sequence MFPFERQNKIIHLLDQNSKITVPELSRILDVSISTIRNDLSSLEESGMIKKVHGGAVLLKSEEKFTNFNDRIIRNIEEKEAIAKEAATLVKNNQTIILDASSTALALAKELHGFSRLTVITSGLYTAIELKDNPNISVILTGGIVTTNSFTLEGILGANLIENIHADLCFMSAKGFTMEEGLTDFNIYETELKRLLAKRTNKLIALLDHTKMGVISTASITSAENIDLLITDNKINKALYKKFQDAGLPVKVAE encoded by the coding sequence ATGTTTCCATTTGAAAGACAAAACAAAATAATTCATCTACTAGACCAAAATAGCAAAATAACTGTACCAGAATTAAGTCGTATCTTGGATGTCTCGATTAGTACCATCCGAAATGATTTATCTTCATTAGAAGAAAGCGGGATGATTAAAAAAGTACACGGGGGTGCGGTACTTTTAAAAAGCGAAGAAAAATTTACTAATTTTAACGATCGAATTATTCGTAATATCGAAGAAAAAGAAGCGATTGCGAAAGAAGCGGCGACTTTAGTGAAAAATAACCAAACAATTATCCTTGATGCCAGCTCTACAGCACTTGCGCTTGCAAAAGAATTACATGGATTTTCAAGGCTGACTGTCATTACAAGTGGACTCTACACAGCAATCGAACTAAAAGACAACCCGAATATTAGCGTCATTTTAACAGGCGGTATTGTAACAACGAATTCTTTCACGTTGGAAGGTATTCTTGGCGCAAATTTAATTGAAAATATTCACGCCGATTTATGTTTTATGTCAGCGAAAGGTTTTACAATGGAAGAAGGCTTAACTGATTTCAACATTTATGAAACAGAACTAAAACGACTTCTTGCTAAACGAACCAACAAATTGATCGCACTTCTGGACCATACAAAAATGGGCGTAATTTCCACTGCGAGCATCACCTCGGCAGAAAATATTGATTTACTTATTACAGATAACAAAATAAATAAAGCTTTATATAAAAAATTCCAAGATGCGGGACTTCCGGTCAAAGTGGCAGAATAA
- a CDS encoding GNAT family N-acetyltransferase has protein sequence MDYVITTELPSAEEFVQLRVDAGLSFRAIEASRKALLKSVYFVGLRSKENGKLIGMGRLVGDGIMFIVSDIAVFPSFQGKGFGKVIMTHIKDYIEANLDKTACVTLLADVPADGLYKQFGFRESAPASIGMIYQVGN, from the coding sequence ATGGATTATGTTATAACAACCGAATTGCCTAGTGCAGAGGAGTTTGTTCAACTTCGAGTGGACGCTGGACTTAGTTTTCGAGCTATTGAGGCATCAAGAAAGGCACTTTTAAAAAGTGTATATTTTGTAGGATTACGTTCAAAAGAAAATGGTAAACTGATTGGAATGGGGCGACTCGTTGGTGACGGTATTATGTTTATTGTTTCTGATATTGCAGTTTTTCCGTCATTTCAAGGTAAAGGCTTTGGAAAGGTAATCATGACACATATTAAAGATTATATTGAAGCAAACCTTGATAAAACTGCGTGTGTAACACTTCTCGCCGATGTTCCAGCTGATGGGCTCTACAAACAATTTGGCTTTCGGGAATCTGCGCCAGCTTCTATTGGGATGATTTATCAAGTAGGAAATTAA
- a CDS encoding class I adenylate-forming enzyme family protein codes for MTIKKYEPLNLYTNFKKSAERYPEMPIHFDEELVTFPELGLHTTYKKCEEAIIQKAAHLHKFGVRKEEKVIVYKSAKFDSYILAVAISYIGAVPIMVSPHLPASTIDIFVNRLDQPWLLFDSETSDKSHQLNNLPDSRLINAEQLFKAPLDGYTCEQEELPKDMIAYMTHTSGTTGVPKLIAHSANSMGWRTKYQRRILNFIKPRGLVAFHISPVHSRFNIGVSSLMSLGFPLLPIANPSKANVEKVLREYKPYVLETHPNHFVQWASLAREKPDVFQSIKFYHSTFDAINKETMAVFLRTSEYKKPLFLQIYGQSECGPMILRGHTLQSIETLNARDMGIGVPGLTEVRIVDQDGNPVPAGVSGNIQMLSKGRALTYYKEEARFEENVYGPWWDSGDYGMKDEKGRLFLQDRQVDLVETIDSTLAIEDKLLDTLTFLDEVVIIRGENGSPQPIIAVHNDGEMNWDAWWKAVSDLPHMNEPMVMKYDEIPRTATMKVQRLQMERELKK; via the coding sequence ATGACGATAAAAAAGTACGAACCACTTAATCTCTATACCAATTTCAAAAAATCTGCTGAACGCTATCCAGAAATGCCTATCCATTTTGATGAAGAGCTTGTTACTTTTCCTGAATTAGGCCTTCACACTACTTACAAAAAATGCGAAGAGGCTATTATCCAAAAAGCAGCTCACCTACATAAATTCGGAGTTCGCAAAGAAGAAAAAGTAATCGTGTATAAATCTGCCAAATTCGATTCTTATATTTTAGCAGTTGCGATTTCTTATATTGGTGCGGTACCAATCATGGTGTCCCCTCATCTTCCAGCATCCACTATTGATATTTTCGTTAATCGTCTTGACCAACCTTGGTTACTTTTTGATTCTGAGACTTCTGATAAAAGTCATCAGTTAAACAATTTGCCAGACTCAAGATTGATCAATGCTGAACAATTATTTAAAGCACCACTAGACGGCTACACATGCGAACAAGAAGAATTGCCAAAAGACATGATTGCTTACATGACACATACTTCCGGAACAACCGGCGTACCAAAATTAATCGCCCACTCCGCGAATTCGATGGGTTGGAGAACAAAATACCAACGCCGTATTCTTAATTTCATTAAACCAAGAGGGCTTGTAGCTTTCCACATCTCACCAGTTCATTCTCGTTTTAATATTGGTGTTTCGTCCTTGATGTCGCTTGGTTTCCCGCTTCTCCCAATTGCCAATCCGTCGAAAGCGAACGTCGAAAAAGTACTACGTGAATATAAACCGTACGTACTCGAAACGCATCCAAACCATTTTGTTCAATGGGCATCCCTTGCTCGCGAAAAACCAGACGTATTCCAAAGCATCAAATTTTATCATTCAACATTTGATGCAATTAACAAAGAAACAATGGCGGTTTTCCTTCGTACGTCTGAATATAAAAAACCACTTTTCTTACAAATTTATGGTCAAAGTGAATGTGGTCCGATGATTTTACGTGGTCATACGCTTCAATCAATTGAAACACTAAATGCGCGTGATATGGGGATTGGTGTTCCCGGTTTAACAGAAGTTCGGATTGTGGACCAAGATGGTAATCCTGTTCCGGCTGGAGTTAGTGGTAATATTCAAATGCTTTCCAAAGGTCGCGCACTTACTTATTACAAAGAAGAAGCTCGTTTTGAAGAGAATGTGTACGGTCCTTGGTGGGATAGCGGCGATTATGGTATGAAAGATGAAAAAGGCCGATTATTCTTGCAAGATCGTCAAGTCGATTTAGTAGAAACAATTGATAGTACACTCGCAATTGAAGATAAACTGCTTGATACGCTTACTTTCTTAGATGAAGTTGTCATTATCCGTGGTGAAAATGGTAGCCCTCAACCAATTATCGCTGTTCATAACGACGGCGAAATGAATTGGGATGCATGGTGGAAAGCTGTTTCTGACTTACCACATATGAACGAACCAATGGTGATGAAATATGATGAAATTCCTCGTACCGCAACAATGAAAGTACAACGTTTACAAATGGAACGAGAATTAAAGAAATAA